A stretch of the Homo sapiens chromosome 19 genomic patch of type NOVEL, GRCh38.p14 PATCHES HSCHR19KIR_CA01-TB01_CTG3_1 genome encodes the following:
- the KIR3DL2 gene encoding killer cell immunoglobulin-like receptor 3DL2 isoform X1 has protein sequence MSLTVVSMACVGFFLLQGAWPLMGGQDKPFLSARPSTVVPRGGHVALQCHYRRGFNNFMLYKEDRSHVPIFHGRIFQESFIMGPVTPAHAGTYRCRGSRPHSLTGWSTPSNPLVIMVTGNHRKPSLLAHPGPLLKSGETVILQCWSDVMFEHFFLHREGISEDPSRLVGQIHDGVSKANFSIGPLMPVLAGTYRCYGSVPHSPYQLSAPSDPLDIVITGLYEKPSLSAQPGPTVQAGENVTLSCSSWSSYDIYHLSREGEAHERRLRAVPKVNRTFQADFPLGPATHGGTYRCFGSFRALPCVWSNSSDPLLVSVTDAAVMDQEPAGDRTVNRQDSDEQDPQEVMYAQLDHCVFIQRKISRPSQRPKTPLTDTSVYTELPNAEPRSKVVSCPRAPQSGLEGVF, from the exons ATGTCGCTCACTGTCGTCAGCATGGCGTGCGTTG GGTTCTTCTTGCTGCAGGGGGCCTGGCCACTCATGG GTGGTCAGGACAAACCCTTCCTGTCTGCCCGGCCCAGCACTGTGGTGCCTCGAGGAGGACACGTGGCTCTTCAGTGTCACTATCGTCGTGGGTTTAACAATTTCATGCTGTACAAAGAAGACAGAAGCCACGTTCCCATCTTCCACGGCAGAATATTCCAGGAGAGCTTCATCATGGGCCCTGTGACCCCAGCACATGCAGGGACCTACAGATGTCGGGGTTCACGCCCACACTCCCTCACTGGGTGGTCGACACCCAGCAACCCCCTGGTGATCATGGTCACAG GAAACCACAGAAAACCTTCCctcctggcccacccagggcccCTGCTGAAATCAGGAGAGACAGTCATCCTGCAATGTTGGTCAGATGTCATGTTTGAGCACTTCTTTCTGCACAGAGAGGGGATCTCTGAGGACCCCTCACGCCTCGTTGGACAGATCCATGATGGGGTCTCCAAGGCCAACTTCTCCATCGGTCCCTTGATGCCTGTCCTTGCAGGAACCTACAGATGTTATGGTTCTGTTCCTCACTCCCCCTATCAGTTGTCAGCTCCCAGTGACCCCCTGGACATCGTGATCACAG GTCTATATGAGAAACCTTCTCTCTCAGCCCAGCCGGGCCCCACGGTTCAGGCAGGAGAGAACGTGACCTTGTCCTGTAGCTCCTGGAGCTCCTATGACATCTACCATCTGTCCAGGGAAGGGGAGGCCCATGAACGTAGGCTCCGTGCAGTGCCCAAGGTCAacagaacattccaggcagactTTCCTCTGGGCCCTGCCACCCACGGAGGGACCTACAGATGCTTCGGCTCTTTCCGTGCCCTGCCCTGCGTGTGGTCAAACTCAAGTGACCCACTGCTTGTTTCTGTCACAG ATGCTGCTGTAATGGACCAAGAGCCTGCGGGGGACAGAACAGTGAATAGGCAG GACTCTGATGAACAAGACCCTCAGGAGGTGATGTACGCACAGTTGGATCACTGCGTTTTCATACAGAGAAAAATCAGTCGCCCTTCTCAGAGGCCCAAGACACCCCTAACAGATACCAGCGTGTACACGGAACTTCCAAATGCTGAGCCCAGATCCAAAGTTGTCTCCTGCCCACGAGCACCACAGTCAGGTCTTGAGGGGGTTTTCTAG
- the KIR3DL2 gene encoding killer cell immunoglobulin-like receptor 3DL2 isoform 2 precursor (isoform 2 precursor is encoded by transcript variant 2; The RefSeq protein has 2 substitutions compared to this genomic sequence) produces MSLTVVSMACVGFFLLQGAWPLMGGQDKPFLSARPSTVVPRGGHVALQCHYRRGFNNFMLYKEDRSHVPIFHGRIFQESFIMGPVTPAHAGTYRCRGSRPHSLTGWSAPSNPLVIMVTGNHRKPSLLAHPGPLLKSGETVILQCWSDVMFEHFFLHREGISEDPSRLVGQIHDGVSKANFSIGPLMPVLAGTYRCYGSVPHSPYQLSAPSDPLDIVITGLYEKPSLSAQPGPTVQAGENVTLSCSSWSSYDIYHLSREGEAHERRLRAVPKVNRTFQADFPLGPATHGGTYRCFGSFRALPCVWSNSSDPLLVSVTGICRHLHVLIGTSVVIFLFILLLFFLLYRWCSNKKNAAVMDQEPAGDRTVNRQDSDEQDPQEVTYAQLDHCVFIQRKISRPSQRPKTPLTDTSVYTELPNAEPRSKVVSCPRAPQSGLEGVF; encoded by the exons ATGTCGCTCACTGTCGTCAGCATGGCGTGCGTTG GGTTCTTCTTGCTGCAGGGGGCCTGGCCACTCATGG GTGGTCAGGACAAACCCTTCCTGTCTGCCCGGCCCAGCACTGTGGTGCCTCGAGGAGGACACGTGGCTCTTCAGTGTCACTATCGTCGTGGGTTTAACAATTTCATGCTGTACAAAGAAGACAGAAGCCACGTTCCCATCTTCCACGGCAGAATATTCCAGGAGAGCTTCATCATGGGCCCTGTGACCCCAGCACATGCAGGGACCTACAGATGTCGGGGTTCACGCCCACACTCCCTCACTGGGTGGTCGACACCCAGCAACCCCCTGGTGATCATGGTCACAG GAAACCACAGAAAACCTTCCctcctggcccacccagggcccCTGCTGAAATCAGGAGAGACAGTCATCCTGCAATGTTGGTCAGATGTCATGTTTGAGCACTTCTTTCTGCACAGAGAGGGGATCTCTGAGGACCCCTCACGCCTCGTTGGACAGATCCATGATGGGGTCTCCAAGGCCAACTTCTCCATCGGTCCCTTGATGCCTGTCCTTGCAGGAACCTACAGATGTTATGGTTCTGTTCCTCACTCCCCCTATCAGTTGTCAGCTCCCAGTGACCCCCTGGACATCGTGATCACAG GTCTATATGAGAAACCTTCTCTCTCAGCCCAGCCGGGCCCCACGGTTCAGGCAGGAGAGAACGTGACCTTGTCCTGTAGCTCCTGGAGCTCCTATGACATCTACCATCTGTCCAGGGAAGGGGAGGCCCATGAACGTAGGCTCCGTGCAGTGCCCAAGGTCAacagaacattccaggcagactTTCCTCTGGGCCCTGCCACCCACGGAGGGACCTACAGATGCTTCGGCTCTTTCCGTGCCCTGCCCTGCGTGTGGTCAAACTCAAGTGACCCACTGCTTGTTTCTGTCACAG GTATCTGCAGACACCTGCATGTTCTGATTGGGACCTCAGTGGTCAtcttcctcttcatcctcctcctcttctttctcctttatcgCTGGTGCTCCAACAAAAAGA ATGCTGCTGTAATGGACCAAGAGCCTGCGGGGGACAGAACAGTGAATAGGCAG GACTCTGATGAACAAGACCCTCAGGAGGTGATGTACGCACAGTTGGATCACTGCGTTTTCATACAGAGAAAAATCAGTCGCCCTTCTCAGAGGCCCAAGACACCCCTAACAGATACCAGCGTGTACACGGAACTTCCAAATGCTGAGCCCAGATCCAAAGTTGTCTCCTGCCCACGAGCACCACAGTCAGGTCTTGAGGGGGTTTTCTAG
- the KIR3DL2 gene encoding killer cell immunoglobulin-like receptor 3DL2 isoform 1 precursor (isoform 1 precursor is encoded by transcript variant 1; The RefSeq protein has 2 substitutions compared to this genomic sequence) — MSLTVVSMACVGFFLLQGAWPLMGGQDKPFLSARPSTVVPRGGHVALQCHYRRGFNNFMLYKEDRSHVPIFHGRIFQESFIMGPVTPAHAGTYRCRGSRPHSLTGWSAPSNPLVIMVTGNHRKPSLLAHPGPLLKSGETVILQCWSDVMFEHFFLHREGISEDPSRLVGQIHDGVSKANFSIGPLMPVLAGTYRCYGSVPHSPYQLSAPSDPLDIVITGLYEKPSLSAQPGPTVQAGENVTLSCSSWSSYDIYHLSREGEAHERRLRAVPKVNRTFQADFPLGPATHGGTYRCFGSFRALPCVWSNSSDPLLVSVTGNPSSSWPSPTEPSSKSGICRHLHVLIGTSVVIFLFILLLFFLLYRWCSNKKNAAVMDQEPAGDRTVNRQDSDEQDPQEVTYAQLDHCVFIQRKISRPSQRPKTPLTDTSVYTELPNAEPRSKVVSCPRAPQSGLEGVF; from the exons ATGTCGCTCACTGTCGTCAGCATGGCGTGCGTTG GGTTCTTCTTGCTGCAGGGGGCCTGGCCACTCATGG GTGGTCAGGACAAACCCTTCCTGTCTGCCCGGCCCAGCACTGTGGTGCCTCGAGGAGGACACGTGGCTCTTCAGTGTCACTATCGTCGTGGGTTTAACAATTTCATGCTGTACAAAGAAGACAGAAGCCACGTTCCCATCTTCCACGGCAGAATATTCCAGGAGAGCTTCATCATGGGCCCTGTGACCCCAGCACATGCAGGGACCTACAGATGTCGGGGTTCACGCCCACACTCCCTCACTGGGTGGTCGACACCCAGCAACCCCCTGGTGATCATGGTCACAG GAAACCACAGAAAACCTTCCctcctggcccacccagggcccCTGCTGAAATCAGGAGAGACAGTCATCCTGCAATGTTGGTCAGATGTCATGTTTGAGCACTTCTTTCTGCACAGAGAGGGGATCTCTGAGGACCCCTCACGCCTCGTTGGACAGATCCATGATGGGGTCTCCAAGGCCAACTTCTCCATCGGTCCCTTGATGCCTGTCCTTGCAGGAACCTACAGATGTTATGGTTCTGTTCCTCACTCCCCCTATCAGTTGTCAGCTCCCAGTGACCCCCTGGACATCGTGATCACAG GTCTATATGAGAAACCTTCTCTCTCAGCCCAGCCGGGCCCCACGGTTCAGGCAGGAGAGAACGTGACCTTGTCCTGTAGCTCCTGGAGCTCCTATGACATCTACCATCTGTCCAGGGAAGGGGAGGCCCATGAACGTAGGCTCCGTGCAGTGCCCAAGGTCAacagaacattccaggcagactTTCCTCTGGGCCCTGCCACCCACGGAGGGACCTACAGATGCTTCGGCTCTTTCCGTGCCCTGCCCTGCGTGTGGTCAAACTCAAGTGACCCACTGCTTGTTTCTGTCACAG GAAACCCTTCAAGTAGTTGGCCTTCACCCACAGAACCAAGCTCCAAATCTG GTATCTGCAGACACCTGCATGTTCTGATTGGGACCTCAGTGGTCAtcttcctcttcatcctcctcctcttctttctcctttatcgCTGGTGCTCCAACAAAAAGA ATGCTGCTGTAATGGACCAAGAGCCTGCGGGGGACAGAACAGTGAATAGGCAG GACTCTGATGAACAAGACCCTCAGGAGGTGATGTACGCACAGTTGGATCACTGCGTTTTCATACAGAGAAAAATCAGTCGCCCTTCTCAGAGGCCCAAGACACCCCTAACAGATACCAGCGTGTACACGGAACTTCCAAATGCTGAGCCCAGATCCAAAGTTGTCTCCTGCCCACGAGCACCACAGTCAGGTCTTGAGGGGGTTTTCTAG